A genome region from Nitrospira sp. includes the following:
- a CDS encoding PilZ domain-containing protein has protein sequence MKELYCPACGTPCVRVTSGTNLVEKTLNRLSIFHVRCQLCATRFQARRPGNRQTSQEFDRREYRRLQVNFVASLMLDSPTAGGVITDISMGGCTLQVASSLPRGTFVKLVVHAPAGLPDIKVDAAMICSIHPQSIGVKFLEFALDHKQRMGQLVLELLAHQQVPPRVSA, from the coding sequence TATTGTCCGGCGTGCGGCACGCCGTGTGTCAGAGTGACGTCCGGGACGAATCTCGTGGAGAAGACGCTGAACCGGCTGTCTATCTTCCATGTTCGTTGCCAGCTGTGCGCCACTCGTTTTCAGGCTCGGCGACCAGGGAACCGGCAGACCTCGCAGGAATTCGATCGTCGTGAATACCGACGGCTGCAGGTGAACTTTGTGGCATCGCTGATGCTCGACTCGCCGACGGCCGGCGGGGTGATTACCGATATTTCCATGGGCGGCTGTACCTTGCAAGTTGCCAGTTCCCTTCCGCGGGGCACGTTCGTGAAGTTGGTCGTGCATGCTCCTGCGGGCCTGCCCGATATCAAAGTCGATGCCGCGATGATTTGTTCCATCCATCCGCAGTCGATCGGGGTGAAGTTTTTGGAGTTTGCCCTCGATCACAAGCAGCGCATGGGCCAGCTGGTGCTGGAACTTCTTGCGCATCAGCAAGTCCCTCCCCGCGTCAGTGCCTAA
- the panC gene encoding pantoate--beta-alanine ligase — protein sequence MKIIRTTSAMADWSRCLHREGVTIGFVPTMGALHEGHRALIRAARLACDAVVVSVFVNPTQFGPSEDLTKYPRQLRLDQALCRQEGVDVIFSPTVKTMYPAGAQTVVTVPEIACRWEGHARPHHFQGVATVVTKLLSLVQPDKTWFGQKDYQQAALVQQLVKDLNLPGHPIVHPTVRESDGLALSSRNIYLSRSERQAAPVLYRALQAGAGAIRAGERNGSRIQRHMARVVATEPLATVDYLAVCDPTTLAPLSTVPRRAVLLGALRIGTVRLLDNLLIAVRRTT from the coding sequence GTGAAGATTATCCGCACGACGTCGGCGATGGCTGACTGGAGCCGATGCCTTCATCGCGAAGGGGTCACCATTGGGTTCGTACCGACGATGGGGGCGTTGCACGAAGGGCACCGCGCCCTGATTCGTGCTGCCCGGCTGGCCTGCGACGCCGTGGTGGTGAGCGTCTTTGTGAACCCGACACAGTTCGGCCCGTCGGAAGACCTCACGAAGTATCCACGCCAGCTGCGCCTCGATCAGGCGCTTTGTCGACAGGAAGGGGTGGACGTCATTTTCTCCCCCACGGTCAAGACGATGTATCCGGCCGGCGCTCAAACAGTTGTGACCGTTCCTGAGATAGCCTGCCGCTGGGAAGGGCACGCACGACCACACCATTTTCAGGGCGTCGCAACGGTCGTCACGAAACTGCTCTCCCTCGTGCAGCCCGATAAGACGTGGTTCGGACAAAAAGACTATCAGCAAGCCGCCCTGGTGCAACAACTCGTGAAGGATCTCAACCTGCCAGGCCATCCGATCGTTCATCCTACCGTGCGGGAATCCGACGGGCTGGCACTTAGTTCGCGCAATATCTACTTGTCGCGTTCAGAACGACAAGCGGCCCCTGTGCTGTACCGTGCACTGCAAGCCGGAGCCGGGGCCATTCGTGCCGGAGAGCGGAATGGCTCCCGTATTCAGCGGCACATGGCTCGCGTGGTGGCGACGGAACCTCTGGCAACAGTGGACTATCTTGCGGTTTGCGACCCAACCACGCTCGCCCCACTCTCCACAGTCCCCCGTCGGGCTGTCCTGCTGGGAGCCCTCCGTATTGGAACCGTGCGTCTCCTCGACAATCTGCTGATTGCTGTCCGGCGCACGACCTAG
- the folK gene encoding 2-amino-4-hydroxy-6-hydroxymethyldihydropteridine diphosphokinase, which produces MATSFIGFGSNLGNRIDFCDRAVTLLGLLPHSRLEAVSSLYETEPLEDGAAPGPSWFLNGVVQIETNIAPKSLLEICREIERALGRDQDNRKGPRTLDLDILLYDDCILGESALTVPHPRLHQRRFVLAPLVELDPERRHPVLGQSLQELLSQLTDPSVVRLLDPQPNSRYGSRPSCSAPPTAEPRT; this is translated from the coding sequence GTGGCGACGTCATTTATCGGCTTTGGCTCTAACCTGGGCAACCGCATCGACTTTTGTGACCGGGCCGTGACGCTGCTCGGCCTGCTCCCACACTCGCGGCTGGAGGCGGTGTCATCACTCTATGAAACCGAACCCCTTGAGGACGGGGCCGCTCCCGGTCCATCCTGGTTCCTCAATGGTGTGGTGCAGATCGAAACCAATATCGCCCCGAAGAGCCTCTTGGAAATATGCCGTGAGATCGAGCGCGCCTTAGGGCGTGATCAAGACAATCGCAAGGGGCCTCGGACTCTGGATCTCGACATCCTGTTGTATGATGACTGTATTCTCGGCGAATCAGCCCTGACGGTCCCCCATCCGCGGCTGCATCAACGACGATTTGTCCTCGCCCCGCTCGTGGAGCTCGATCCTGAGCGCCGACACCCGGTACTGGGACAGAGCCTACAAGAGCTCCTGTCGCAACTCACCGACCCGTCGGTCGTTCGCCTGCTCGATCCCCAGCCCAACTCTCGCTACGGATCCCGGCCGAGCTGCAGCGCGCCACCAACAGCCGAGCCGCGGACGTGA
- a CDS encoding LL-diaminopimelate aminotransferase, giving the protein MAGFPIEVATRIKTLPPYLFAAIDKMKQEALARGVDIINLGIGDPDLPTPTPIIDSLAQAAKNPKHHQYPSYEGMLSFRQAVADWYKRRFAVSLNPADEVLTLIGSKEGIGHVHLAFIDPGDIVLVPSPGYPVYPVGTSFCGGVSHIMPLTKANGFLPDLNAIPKDVAKKAKLMWLNSPNNPTSVIMSKDYFKRVVEFAQENQVIVCHDAAYSEIYYDGKRPASFLEVDGAKDVGVEFHSLSKTYNMTGWRIGFAVGNKNVLGGLGRVKSQLDSGVFEAVQAAGITALGLDDSVTDGLRKIYQERRDTLVPGLKKLGLEVDPPPAAFYIWVTVPKGYTSASFTAHLLEKAGIVTTPGNGFGAPGEGYIRMTVCTTKERLAEAVERIKKVGF; this is encoded by the coding sequence ATGGCCGGTTTCCCGATTGAAGTCGCAACCCGCATTAAGACACTGCCTCCCTATTTGTTCGCCGCCATCGACAAGATGAAGCAAGAGGCACTGGCGCGCGGAGTCGATATCATCAACCTTGGTATCGGCGATCCTGATCTCCCCACGCCCACGCCGATCATCGATAGCCTGGCCCAAGCCGCCAAAAATCCGAAGCATCACCAATATCCCTCTTATGAAGGCATGTTGTCGTTTCGTCAGGCCGTTGCGGATTGGTACAAACGACGATTCGCGGTGTCGCTCAATCCCGCGGATGAAGTGCTGACGTTAATCGGATCGAAGGAGGGGATCGGCCACGTCCATCTGGCCTTTATCGATCCGGGCGACATTGTCCTGGTGCCCAGCCCCGGATATCCGGTCTACCCGGTCGGAACAAGCTTTTGCGGCGGCGTTTCCCACATCATGCCACTGACAAAGGCCAACGGGTTCCTGCCAGACCTCAACGCGATCCCGAAGGATGTGGCGAAAAAAGCGAAACTGATGTGGTTGAATTCGCCAAACAATCCCACCTCGGTCATCATGAGTAAGGACTACTTCAAACGCGTCGTCGAGTTTGCCCAGGAAAACCAGGTGATTGTCTGTCATGACGCGGCCTACTCGGAGATTTACTACGACGGCAAACGGCCGGCGAGTTTTCTCGAAGTGGACGGGGCGAAGGACGTCGGCGTGGAATTCCACTCCCTCTCCAAAACCTACAACATGACCGGCTGGCGGATTGGATTCGCCGTCGGCAATAAGAACGTGTTGGGCGGACTCGGCCGCGTGAAGAGCCAGTTGGACTCAGGCGTGTTTGAGGCCGTGCAGGCGGCAGGAATCACCGCGCTCGGGCTGGACGATTCGGTCACCGATGGCCTGCGAAAGATTTATCAGGAACGACGCGACACACTCGTGCCGGGACTGAAAAAGCTCGGCCTGGAAGTCGACCCGCCGCCTGCCGCCTTTTATATTTGGGTGACGGTGCCGAAAGGCTACACCTCCGCCTCATTTACGGCCCATCTTCTGGAGAAGGCCGGCATCGTGACGACCCCCGGCAACGGGTTCGGTGCGCCTGGCGAAGGCTACATTCGCATGACGGTGTGCACCACAAAGGAACGACTGGCAGAAGCAGTCGAACGAATCAAGAAAGTCGGGTTCTGA
- a CDS encoding acyltransferase, producing MDATSLWPAVAALLLALGTARLLPDIRLHRVASPARYASIDGLRGYLAFAVFLSHSSIWYFYLRSGTWDVPPSNFYTHLGQSSVTLFFMITGFLFWSKLLDGRVQPVDWSRLYLSRIFRLVPLYFLVVIGVVSMSLYRTGFRLQESITTFALHVASWLTFTIPGLVSVNGFTETVPLAGAVWSLPYEWLFYAFLPLGSWWLRVRPPTPWVIFSAIALVMLTMAMPDVRWSVLDAFGGGIAAASLARVAAIRATFTQRGWGIVALACLGATMWIFPTAYTFPAVVLLATGFTIIACGNSIFGILEWPASVALSEMAYSLYLLHSLVLFAAYRLVLGEPAGTLTAPEHWAMVLCLVPILITLCFATFRLIEKPAMAAVPRCHAWLMARFS from the coding sequence ATGGATGCTACCAGCCTGTGGCCTGCCGTTGCGGCGCTCCTGCTCGCCCTGGGCACCGCGAGGCTCCTGCCGGATATACGTCTTCATCGGGTGGCGTCGCCTGCCCGATATGCCTCCATCGATGGGCTTCGGGGTTATCTGGCCTTTGCCGTGTTCCTGAGCCATTCGTCCATCTGGTATTTTTATCTGCGTTCCGGCACATGGGATGTCCCTCCGTCAAATTTCTATACGCACCTTGGGCAAAGCAGTGTGACCCTCTTTTTCATGATCACGGGGTTTCTCTTCTGGTCCAAGCTGCTCGACGGGCGAGTGCAGCCGGTCGATTGGTCACGCCTCTACCTTTCCCGAATCTTCCGGTTAGTGCCGTTATATTTCCTGGTGGTAATCGGTGTGGTGAGCATGTCGCTCTATCGCACAGGATTTCGCTTGCAGGAGTCAATCACCACGTTTGCGCTCCATGTCGCGAGTTGGCTCACCTTTACAATCCCCGGGCTTGTGTCCGTGAATGGTTTTACGGAAACGGTCCCCTTAGCCGGTGCCGTGTGGTCGTTGCCGTATGAATGGTTGTTCTATGCATTTCTTCCCCTCGGTTCATGGTGGCTCCGTGTTCGGCCGCCTACCCCATGGGTGATATTTAGCGCAATCGCTCTTGTTATGCTCACGATGGCCATGCCCGACGTTCGCTGGTCTGTGTTGGATGCGTTCGGGGGAGGGATCGCTGCTGCCAGCTTGGCGCGTGTCGCCGCGATACGTGCGACATTCACTCAGCGAGGCTGGGGCATAGTTGCACTTGCTTGTCTGGGCGCAACGATGTGGATCTTTCCTACCGCCTACACGTTTCCTGCAGTGGTACTGTTGGCAACGGGGTTCACCATTATTGCCTGCGGGAACTCGATCTTCGGGATTCTCGAATGGCCGGCCTCCGTCGCGTTGAGCGAAATGGCCTATAGCCTATACCTGCTGCACAGCCTGGTGTTGTTTGCGGCGTATCGATTGGTTCTCGGTGAGCCGGCGGGGACTCTCACAGCTCCTGAACATTGGGCGATGGTGCTCTGTCTTGTGCCGATCCTCATCACGTTGTGCTTTGCCACGTTTCGCCTGATTGAGAAACCAGCGATGGCCGCCGTTCCGCGTTGTCACGCTTGGCTGATGGCTCGCTTCAGCTAG
- a CDS encoding DUF1499 domain-containing protein → MMKSLQPCPSSPNCVSTQASDQGHVIAPYRYQKTLAEAKEALKTVVANLPRANVVEEGEAYLHYEFTSLLLRFVDDVEFVFDDETKTIHFRSASRTGYSDLGVNRRRMEEIRAVVDGRL, encoded by the coding sequence ATGATGAAATCACTCCAGCCTTGCCCCTCCAGTCCGAATTGTGTGTCGACCCAGGCATCCGATCAGGGGCATGTGATTGCCCCCTATCGATACCAGAAAACTCTGGCGGAGGCCAAAGAGGCGCTCAAAACCGTCGTGGCTAACCTCCCTCGCGCGAACGTCGTTGAAGAGGGCGAGGCCTACCTCCATTATGAATTTACGAGTCTGCTGCTTCGATTCGTGGACGATGTCGAATTTGTGTTTGATGATGAGACGAAGACGATCCATTTTCGATCGGCTTCCCGAACGGGGTATAGTGACCTTGGCGTCAATCGGCGTCGCATGGAGGAGATTCGGGCGGTGGTCGACGGCCGATTGTAG
- a CDS encoding ABC transporter permease, whose amino-acid sequence MSVTNVEQGTPLTLPHVRIQPTKGLLDLDLAALWHYRELIFILVWRDVTVRYKQTLLGVAWAMFQPVATMLIFTAVFSVMGKIPSDGFPYPVFLYAGLLPWFYVSQSLSRGGTSLVGEAPLISKVYFPRLILPLSATIAPLVDLVLAFVAFLGLMAWFGIVPTWRILFLPLFAGLAATITLAAGLWISALYVKYRDVGHILPMFIQLWMFVSPILYPVSKVPESWRTLYALNPVVSVIQGFRWALIPGFEVDFTMFLPSLGVVFLVLVGGLIYFRSMERTFADVI is encoded by the coding sequence ATGTCTGTGACGAATGTCGAGCAGGGGACTCCGCTGACGTTGCCCCACGTCCGTATTCAACCTACCAAGGGCCTCCTGGACTTAGATCTCGCCGCGCTTTGGCACTATCGGGAACTGATTTTTATTCTGGTGTGGCGAGATGTGACGGTGCGATACAAGCAGACACTGCTGGGAGTGGCGTGGGCCATGTTCCAGCCGGTCGCGACCATGCTCATCTTTACCGCCGTGTTCAGTGTGATGGGAAAGATTCCCTCGGACGGCTTTCCCTATCCGGTGTTCCTCTATGCTGGCCTGTTGCCATGGTTTTATGTGTCACAGTCGTTGAGCCGAGGGGGGACTAGTTTAGTGGGCGAGGCGCCGCTCATCAGTAAAGTCTATTTCCCTCGGTTGATCCTGCCCCTTTCGGCGACCATCGCGCCCCTGGTCGATCTGGTGTTGGCCTTTGTCGCGTTCCTGGGCCTCATGGCCTGGTTTGGAATCGTCCCGACCTGGCGGATTCTGTTCCTGCCGCTCTTCGCCGGTCTGGCCGCCACGATTACGCTGGCTGCCGGCCTGTGGATTTCTGCGTTATATGTGAAGTATCGGGATGTCGGACATATTTTGCCGATGTTCATTCAGCTGTGGATGTTTGTGTCGCCCATCCTCTATCCCGTCAGCAAGGTGCCGGAGTCTTGGCGAACGCTGTATGCGTTGAATCCGGTGGTGAGTGTGATTCAGGGATTCCGGTGGGCGCTCATCCCCGGATTCGAGGTAGACTTTACGATGTTTCTGCCGAGTCTGGGTGTGGTGTTCCTTGTGCTCGTCGGCGGCTTGATCTATTTCCGCTCGATGGAACGCACCTTTGCGGATGTGATCTGA
- a CDS encoding ABC transporter ATP-binding protein, translating to MSEIAIKADRLSKHYRLGAATAQHNTLRDHLMHRLRGLTRRRGGEPESESSFWALKDISFEVKRGEVLGIVGHNGAGKSTLLKILSRITQPTTGTADIYGRVSSLLEVGTGFHSELSGRENIFLNAAMLGMRREEVRRKFDEIVAFSGVEAFIDTPVKRYSSGMYVRLAFAVAAHLEPEILIVDEVLAVGDASFQQKCLGKMEEVSRSGRTVLIVSHNMTVIEGLCERAILLEKGRVAKIGKTHEVVEGYADAIRGLAGTAIEARHDREGLGEILLTRIEVLDGDKHPVAAAITGRDAVIRMYYRCAQGKEFSNCRVSISVNGRKAQDLFVLSTDIVDPKPLTLRGEGYVDFVVPELPLTGGAYFFQSYIESNGHAQDWIRNVAPLSVLDADYYGTGKLCPPGWEANGVLVRYRWEAGEGLPADTLPTRARAS from the coding sequence ATGAGTGAGATTGCCATCAAAGCAGATCGCCTCTCGAAGCACTATCGGTTGGGTGCCGCAACGGCGCAACACAATACCCTTCGCGATCACCTGATGCATCGTCTCCGAGGCCTGACGCGGCGGAGGGGTGGCGAACCCGAGTCGGAATCCTCATTCTGGGCCTTGAAGGACATTTCGTTCGAGGTCAAACGAGGCGAAGTGTTGGGTATTGTCGGGCACAACGGTGCCGGGAAGAGCACCTTGCTCAAAATCCTTTCCAGGATCACCCAACCGACGACGGGGACCGCGGATATTTATGGGCGCGTCAGTTCACTGCTTGAAGTAGGAACGGGGTTCCATTCCGAACTGAGCGGTCGGGAGAATATCTTTCTCAATGCGGCCATGTTGGGTATGCGACGAGAAGAAGTGCGGCGAAAGTTCGATGAGATTGTCGCCTTCTCGGGAGTGGAAGCGTTCATCGACACGCCGGTCAAGCGGTATTCGAGCGGAATGTACGTGCGGTTGGCCTTTGCCGTCGCCGCGCATCTGGAACCTGAAATTTTGATCGTGGATGAGGTGTTGGCCGTCGGCGACGCCAGTTTCCAGCAGAAGTGCCTAGGGAAAATGGAAGAAGTCAGCCGAAGCGGCCGGACGGTGTTGATCGTCAGCCACAACATGACCGTGATTGAAGGATTGTGTGAACGCGCGATTCTTCTCGAAAAGGGACGAGTCGCGAAGATCGGCAAGACGCACGAGGTCGTGGAAGGATATGCCGATGCGATCCGAGGTCTGGCTGGGACGGCGATTGAGGCGCGCCATGATCGGGAGGGGCTGGGCGAGATCCTGCTCACCAGGATTGAGGTGTTGGATGGCGACAAGCATCCTGTCGCGGCGGCCATTACCGGTCGCGATGCGGTGATTCGCATGTATTACCGTTGCGCGCAAGGGAAAGAGTTTTCGAATTGCCGCGTCAGCATTTCGGTGAATGGGCGGAAGGCGCAGGACCTCTTTGTCCTGTCGACCGACATCGTCGATCCGAAGCCCTTGACCTTGCGCGGCGAGGGCTATGTTGATTTCGTGGTGCCGGAATTGCCGCTCACTGGCGGGGCGTATTTCTTCCAATCCTATATCGAGTCCAACGGGCATGCGCAGGATTGGATTAGGAACGTCGCGCCATTGTCTGTGCTCGATGCCGACTACTATGGCACCGGCAAGTTGTGCCCGCCCGGCTGGGAAGCCAACGGGGTGTTGGTTCGGTATCGCTGGGAGGCCGGCGAGGGACTCCCGGCTGACACCTTGCCGACCCGCGCCCGCGCGAGTTGA
- a CDS encoding methyltransferase domain-containing protein, whose amino-acid sequence MDIAKVERVYTSYSGVYDHIFGKIFHESREACVRNLRIRPEEKILEVGVGTGIALEYYPKNCEIIGIDLSSGMLAKARQRQSHYHLDHVRLMLMDAGKMDFADDSFDTVMAAYVVTAVPDYRKVVNEMIRVCKPGGRIIMLNHFSNGNKLIAAVEKVISPLCKHIGFRTDLSLNTVLEGTNLQVARKEKVNPMKFWHLVECVNQKGAQNGSVNGNGHAKSNGNGNGRHGYHS is encoded by the coding sequence ATGGATATCGCCAAAGTCGAGCGAGTGTACACCAGTTATTCCGGCGTCTACGATCATATTTTCGGAAAAATCTTTCACGAGTCGCGTGAAGCGTGCGTGCGCAATCTCAGGATCCGACCCGAAGAAAAAATTTTGGAAGTCGGCGTGGGAACCGGAATCGCCCTGGAGTACTACCCGAAGAATTGCGAAATCATCGGCATCGATCTCTCCTCAGGCATGCTGGCGAAGGCCCGGCAACGCCAGTCGCACTATCATCTGGATCATGTGCGGCTGATGCTGATGGACGCAGGAAAAATGGATTTTGCCGATGACAGTTTTGATACGGTGATGGCCGCCTATGTCGTCACGGCCGTCCCGGATTATCGCAAAGTGGTCAATGAAATGATTCGCGTCTGCAAACCAGGCGGGCGCATCATCATGCTGAACCATTTCAGCAACGGCAACAAGCTGATCGCAGCCGTCGAAAAAGTTATTTCTCCCCTCTGCAAACATATCGGCTTCCGTACCGATCTCTCGCTGAATACCGTTCTTGAAGGCACCAATCTCCAGGTCGCCCGCAAAGAAAAGGTCAACCCGATGAAGTTCTGGCACTTAGTGGAATGTGTCAACCAGAAGGGGGCCCAAAACGGCAGCGTGAATGGGAATGGACACGCCAAGAGCAACGGCAATGGGAACGGAAGGCACGGATACCACAGCTAA
- a CDS encoding histidine phosphatase family protein → MPIILLIRHGETEWNRSGRVMGDQPIPLNPTGEEQARTCAAILSRTPIAAIYTSPVLRAAQTAEILRGPHAVPLHLASGLSEIGVGMWLNRYWHEFADDPAKREWYTHPDRARPSGGETLREVQQRAVAAVEQALAPAHDTPVVIVSHGDVIRAILAHYLHLDLAIIRQVHIDHVAVSGLDLAGAAAQLLFLNHRPGLDKLL, encoded by the coding sequence ATGCCGATCATTCTGCTCATCAGACATGGAGAAACGGAGTGGAATCGATCCGGCCGGGTGATGGGTGATCAGCCGATTCCCCTCAACCCGACCGGCGAAGAACAGGCCCGCACCTGCGCCGCCATCCTTTCTCGCACCCCGATCGCAGCCATCTACACCAGCCCCGTTCTGCGGGCCGCGCAGACCGCCGAGATTCTACGTGGTCCGCATGCGGTCCCGCTGCATCTTGCTTCCGGGCTGAGCGAGATCGGCGTGGGAATGTGGCTCAATCGTTACTGGCATGAATTCGCCGACGACCCGGCCAAGCGGGAGTGGTACACCCACCCGGATCGAGCCCGGCCTTCCGGCGGAGAAACGCTGCGCGAGGTCCAACAGCGCGCGGTGGCGGCAGTGGAACAGGCTCTCGCCCCAGCCCACGACACCCCCGTCGTCATCGTGTCCCACGGGGATGTCATTCGGGCGATTCTCGCCCACTACCTGCATCTCGACCTGGCGATCATTCGCCAGGTGCACATCGATCACGTGGCGGTGAGCGGGCTGGATCTGGCAGGCGCCGCAGCCCAACTGCTGTTCCTCAACCATCGCCCCGGCTTGGACAAGCTTCTGTAG
- a CDS encoding YCF48-related protein: MATLLRRSVCLVGLLLLACGSREAAVVSIALHPSNPNIVYVATNEAVHKTRDGGATWEQFEPFTARRVTTLAIDPKLPATVYAGTMGDAIYKSPDGGQHWLPHNVGLKEHVSFVNEIIFHPDNTELIYLATTVGAFISKNGGREWEERMAGMKEVHIVTCITLDHQHPRVLYAGTTGGTYRSDDGGTTWHKKNGGLIPDEVLNAAMALGVNMLAVDPRNSDIVYAATTKGLFRSGNRGDYWEQIGQHLANQFISTLALHPTDPNIFYIGGPEGILKTVDGGKTWQPHNQGLTTMNVRTISLSPSDPELLYLGTNGSGLYRSTNGGAQWTPIPLTNHAQAAPAS; the protein is encoded by the coding sequence ATGGCCACCCTGCTCCGCAGATCCGTCTGCCTGGTCGGCTTACTCCTCCTCGCCTGCGGGTCGCGTGAAGCGGCGGTCGTCTCGATCGCGCTCCATCCGTCGAACCCCAACATCGTCTATGTCGCGACAAACGAGGCCGTGCACAAGACCCGCGACGGCGGCGCGACCTGGGAACAGTTTGAGCCTTTCACGGCCCGCCGCGTGACGACCCTGGCGATCGACCCGAAACTCCCTGCCACGGTCTATGCGGGCACGATGGGCGATGCGATCTATAAAAGCCCCGACGGCGGCCAGCATTGGCTGCCGCATAATGTCGGGCTCAAAGAGCATGTGTCCTTCGTCAACGAAATCATCTTCCATCCCGACAATACCGAACTCATTTACCTGGCCACGACGGTGGGCGCCTTCATCAGCAAAAACGGGGGGCGTGAATGGGAAGAGCGGATGGCAGGGATGAAGGAAGTGCATATCGTCACCTGCATCACTCTGGATCATCAGCACCCGCGCGTGTTGTACGCCGGGACGACGGGTGGAACCTATCGCAGTGACGACGGCGGCACCACCTGGCACAAGAAAAACGGCGGACTCATACCTGACGAGGTGCTGAACGCCGCCATGGCGCTCGGAGTGAATATGTTGGCCGTCGATCCGCGAAATTCCGACATCGTCTACGCCGCCACGACCAAGGGGCTGTTTCGATCCGGCAATCGAGGGGACTACTGGGAGCAAATCGGACAGCACTTGGCCAATCAATTCATCAGTACCTTGGCCCTACACCCGACGGATCCCAACATTTTCTACATCGGCGGGCCGGAGGGCATTCTCAAGACCGTTGATGGCGGAAAAACCTGGCAGCCCCACAACCAGGGACTGACCACTATGAACGTGCGCACGATCAGCCTCAGCCCAAGTGATCCAGAGCTGCTCTATCTGGGCACCAATGGCAGCGGGTTGTATCGGTCGACCAATGGCGGAGCACAGTGGACCCCGATCCCCTTGACCAACCACGCGCAAGCCGCACCCGCGTCATAG
- a CDS encoding lipocalin-like domain-containing protein: MITSRLSTIIASLIMVGFLSLAAHSLAADKPPSFDTATTGYRYQFPKDHGAHERFRTEWWYYTGHLTAAGGRQFGFELTFFRRGMPPEQVRTLPSQWSIQQLYLAHFALTDLEGKRFLYADKLSRAGLGKAGAEADQLRVWIDRWSASTDTRQPDRQRLQAATNDFAIQLEVTPRKPPVIHGQDGISRKGAGPEQASHYYSLTRLTTEGEIRIGADTFSVSGLSWMDHEFGSADLGRDVVGWDWFSLQLSDSTELMWYSLRRSDGSADPVSSGTLVFADGRTQPLTAQDVTIQPLDSWTSPRSKAQYPQHWRITAPSLSLNLDVTSLLADQELDTAHSTRIIYWEGAVSATGQVHGKDVTGRGYVELTGYTKRFTPRL, from the coding sequence GTGATCACATCGAGGCTTTCTACCATCATCGCCTCGCTGATCATGGTGGGATTCCTGTCCCTGGCCGCACATTCCCTGGCGGCAGACAAGCCACCTTCCTTTGACACCGCCACGACCGGCTACCGGTATCAATTCCCGAAAGACCATGGCGCTCACGAACGGTTTCGCACTGAATGGTGGTATTACACCGGCCATCTCACGGCCGCCGGCGGCCGGCAGTTCGGATTTGAGCTCACCTTTTTCAGACGAGGCATGCCCCCGGAACAAGTCCGGACGCTGCCCTCACAGTGGTCGATTCAACAACTCTATCTCGCGCATTTCGCCCTGACCGACCTTGAGGGCAAGCGATTTCTCTACGCCGACAAACTCAGCCGCGCAGGTCTCGGAAAGGCCGGCGCAGAAGCCGATCAACTGCGGGTCTGGATCGACCGTTGGTCGGCCTCAACGGATACGCGCCAGCCGGACCGCCAGCGACTGCAGGCCGCCACCAATGATTTTGCGATCCAGCTTGAGGTGACTCCTCGCAAACCGCCGGTCATCCACGGCCAGGACGGCATCAGCCGCAAAGGCGCCGGGCCTGAGCAGGCTTCCCACTATTATTCGCTCACACGCCTGACCACTGAGGGGGAGATTCGGATCGGCGCGGATACCTTTTCCGTCTCCGGCCTCAGCTGGATGGATCACGAATTCGGCTCAGCCGACCTGGGACGGGACGTGGTGGGGTGGGACTGGTTCAGCCTGCAGTTGAGCGACTCGACTGAGCTGATGTGGTATTCCCTGCGAAGGAGCGATGGATCGGCGGACCCTGTCTCCAGCGGCACCTTAGTCTTCGCCGATGGACGAACCCAGCCACTCACAGCCCAGGACGTCACGATTCAGCCGCTCGACTCGTGGACAAGTCCGCGATCGAAGGCGCAGTATCCGCAACATTGGCGAATCACAGCCCCCTCCCTAAGCCTCAACCTGGACGTCACCTCGCTGCTCGCCGACCAGGAGTTGGACACGGCGCATAGCACTCGCATCATCTATTGGGAAGGAGCCGTGTCTGCCACGGGACAGGTCCATGGCAAGGACGTCACAGGACGCGGCTATGTCGAACTGACGGGCTACACGAAACGCTTCACCCCTCGACTGTAG